The Setaria viridis chromosome 2, Setaria_viridis_v4.0, whole genome shotgun sequence DNA window CGGCAGGGAATCCCGCATGTGGAGTCAAGTCCGATCCCCACAGCTCGGCTGCTCCGgtgctccctcccctccctccgtcGTCTCGTTGTCcccagcagcggcagccggcaggaCCAGCTCCTCAGCTGCCGTGCCGTGCGCGCGGGCGACGGGCATTACAGTATTCACGGGGCCATGCCCGCGTGCGACGAGTCGATTAAACAAGTTGTTGCTTGTGCAGGGGTGTGGCCGGAGGCCGGCAGCTTCAGCGACGACGGCATGGGCCCGGCGCCGGCACGGTGGCGGGGAATCTGCCAGGACCAGCAGGCCTCTGACGACGCGCAGGTTCGCTGCAACAGGTCTGTCCCCCCCTACCCCTCTCACTCTCTCTGTTTGCTTCGCTCGCATCGCAACCCTCCATGGCTAGCTCCATGCCGTGGCTCTGCATCGGCCGCCGTGCGCTTCATTAACCTGTATGCCTTCGTCTCACATGTAGCTGCTGCAACCTTCTAGCTAGCACCAGTATTAAGAAACGTCCACGCCATTATCCTTGTGGGTTTCTCCCGCGCTGATCGTGTTTCTTTAGTTTAACTAACCCGTGGCGGTGTGGCAATGACAGTGTCTCTTTGACCCATGTTCTTTGCTCTCCTGGTTTGGTATACAGCGCGGCGTTGTAGAAAGTAAACTAACACAGGATGTGACAAAAGAGCCGCTTCGGTTTCAGAGACTTTGTTTAGCCTTCTTGCTCTGCAAACTGTCATTACTGAACTCCCATAAGTTTAGTTTACCAAACTCGCTTTGTTACGACTCACAAGCAAGTGCAGAGTGCCGACACCTaggtctggtttggttcactAACTTATTTTTAATCAtccgtcacattgaatgtttagatactaattaaaagtattaaacgtagactatttacaaaacccattacataagtggaggctaaacggcgagacgaatctattaagcctaattagtccatgatttgacaatgtgttgctacagtaaacatttactaatgatgtattaattaggcttaatagattcatctcgccgtttagcctccacttatgtaatggattttataaatagtctacgtttaatacccctaattagcatctaaacattcgatgtgacacgtgctaaaaataagcaaagggaaccaaacccTACCCTAGTTGGACAGCCTCACGTATAAGCTATTCATCACGTCACGTTGACCCATTGACGCATGTTACTTCGATCCTGCCATATGCAGAATAAGTGTCAGTTAAATTAAAAACTGGTAGTTGTTCATTAaatttttttgtaatttttcctTTTGCACTTGCGTTGCATGGAGTTGGAATTTGTCCGTCCTGATCTGAGCCTCTGACTGAGCATGACTTCGGTATTTacctgcttatttttaagcacccgtcacatcgatgtttagatactaattagaagtattaaacgtagactatttacaaaatccactacataagcggaggctaaacagcgagatgaatctattaagcctaattagtccataatttgacaatatgttgctacagtaaatatttgctaatgatggattaattaggcttaattaggcttaatagattcgtctcgccgtttagcctccacttatgtaatgggttttgtaaatagtctatgtttaatacttctaattagtatctaaacattcgatgtgacacgtgctaaaaataagcaaacggaaCCAAACAGCCCGTTCATCTAGGCGACTGTAAATTTGCTTTCTTGTTATCAATAAATACCGGTTCTTTAAAAAAAGTGAAAACGAATAAAAAAGCTGAAAATGAACCAATAGCTGATTAGACATCCTATTACTCAATCCACTCAAAAGCCACTACTAGCCATCCAAGAAGGGGTTATCAGAGCCCCAATGTGCATAGGTTTAGATTGTCCGCTACGAAGAGGTGGGCAAATTAGACGGAGGAGGTGGGCAACAATCAAAGAGGGTGGCCTATGGATGGTAACAATGGCAAGAGAGCACGGATATGATTTTGTTAGCATGGTAAAGGTGATGACTACAGGTCTAACAATGAGATAGCCGATATAGACAAGCACAGGCGAGAGGGCGGTTTAGAATGGATGGCTTCTGGTTTTGGACTTTGGTGAGCTCTAGTTGGAAGGGGTTATAGTTGGCATTGAGGTATTGTGTTTAGCATGGTGGTGAGTGGTACTATATGAGCGTGTTTCGTCGCCCGCCGTAACCAGCTATGCTGAGGCTGCGACGGACAAAATAGATGTCGCAAGTGTGGCGGCAAAATGTAATGCTTAGACCTTTGGCTGTGGCTGTTCATTAATTAACCAAGCATGTTTAACTGTTTTTGCGGTGCCGCAGCAAGTTAGACTTTGATGAATGAAGGCGGGAACAAAACATCCCCTAAATGATTCATGGGTCGCCATGGGAGGCCACGTTACTGAGCGTGGGATGGTCTAAAAACACTCGAGTGCCGTGCAGCAAGGTCCAAAAATGTCCAAGAAAACCCTACGAGCTCCATCATCTCCCTTTCAATTCTTATTTGCATCTCGTTGTAGCACAGTGTAGCCCTGCGGAGTCACGCATGTGAGGGCACGCAGAGCTGGTCCGATCACGCAGAGCTGTCGCCACCACAGATTGCTGTCATAATTCTGCGAACATTTAGGGCCCCAAGCTGCCTCCAACCCCAGAAAGGTTTCGACCTCTTTGCCGTGCGCTTTCCCATGATTACATGACCGGATGGCCATCCTCTCTTCTCGGGGATCGCGCTCGCTTCGTGCCAAATCCGCCTCGTCCTCGCGCGCGTCGTCATCCCGCGCCCCCGTTGAGCACCTcgctgcagcagcagcgctGCATCACCGCCACGGTTTCGGGTATCAACAAGTCGCAAGCAGACGCCACGGCCTGCGTCTTTGGAAAAGCTCCAAGAGGACGGGGTAATCCACGCACAAAACTCTGAAAATGTACAATTAGACATTTGGACGGAGCtggatggatggggcaggggtCCATTCGTGGTCGCTGCGCTACTGCACAAGCATCGTCTGTTTTATGATTATGTGGTGCAGTGCAGCACTGCAGCTAGCTCGACAATCTATAGTGACAGCTCTGCCAAAAACCTGATGAGCTGCGCTAGCTCATGAGAGAATTCTCAGAGGTCAGAGAACAGCATGTCGTCTGCAAAGCATGGACCATCCACTCTTATGATCTTATCACATTTGTCTCCCTCCCAAATCCTCTGTTCCTGTCACATGCTACAGTGTCCTGGAATGTTGACTGCCATTAGCCTTAAGCACTGTCATCAAAGATTGTCAGTTAGTAGCACAATGATGGTGCTTAGCTTGTGTTCGTCTGCGTGCAGGAAGCTGATCGGCGCGCGGTTCTTCGACAAGGGGTACCTGGCGACGGTCGGGCAGGATCAGGTGAACCCGGCGAGCACGCGGGACACGGACGGGCACGGCACGCACAcgctctccacggcggcggggcggtTCGTCCCGGGGGCCAGCATCTTCGGCTACGGCAACGGCACGGCCAAGGGCGGGGCGCCCCGGGCGCACGCGGCGGCGTACAAGGTGTGCTGGCGCCCCGTGAACGGCAGCGAATGCTTCGACGCCGACATCGTCGCGGCGTTCGACGCGGCCATCCACGACGGCGTGCACGTGCTCTCCGTCTCGCTGGGGGGGTCCCCCGCGGAGTACTTCCGGGACGGCGTCGCCATCGGGTCCTTCCACGCCGCCAGGCACGGCGTCACCGTGGTCTGCTCGGCGGGGAACTCcgggcccgccgccggcaccgtgtCCAACACCGCGCCGTGGCTGCTCACCGTCGGCGCCAGCACCGTGGACAGGGAGTTCCCAGCGTACCTGGTCCTCGACAACAACAAGCGGATCAAAGTCAGTGGCAGATGCTGCTAGATGAAATTCATCTTTCAGACTTCGATTGCTCCAGCTTTTATCTGACGGAAGGTAGGATTTGTTTTTGACAGGGCCAAAGTCTCTCACCAACACGCCTTCCTGGCAGCAAGTACTACCAGCTGATCAGCTCGGAAGAAGCAAAGGGAGCCAATGCAACTGCAAAGCAAGCGTAAGCACGAGCCTCCAAACTGAAACTTTCAAAGTTGAAACGATTTTTCTGATGGCTGAATGGCGGTCATCTGAACATCCGCAGGAAACTGTGCATTGAAGGATCTCTGGACAAGGCGAAGGTCAAAGGGAAGATCGTCGTGTGCATCCGTGGGAAGAACGCGCGAGTGGAGAAAGGCGAGGCAGttcgccgcgccggcggagtTGGCCTGGTGCTGGCCAACGATGAGGCGAGCGGGAACGAGGTGATCGCCGACGCACACGTGCTCCCGGCCACGCACATCACCTACACTGATGGAGTAGCTCTGTTGGCCTACCTGAACTCGACTAGGTAAAACCAATTTATAAATTCGTTTTAGTGAATCGATCAACAGGCCTattagctcagttggttagagcgTCGTGCTAATAACGCGAAGGTCGCAGGTTCGAGACCTGCATGggccaatttatttttttatccatcctttttcccttttttttaaaaaaaatatttatttggCCTAGTAGTAATACCTGAGCTCCGTGCTGTTGTGCAGGTCGGCATCAGGCTACATCACCGTCCCGTACACCGCTCTGGACACGAAGCCGGCGCCGTTCATGGCCGCCTTCTCGTCGCAGGGGCCCAACACCGTCACGCCTCAGATCCTCAAGGTCCAAATAACAATTCCCTGCGATCATCAGTCACCAAGCCTGAAACTTATGCAACGTACTTCCCTCCGACGATCCTAACTGTACCCGCTTCTCGTTGCTGGCAGCCTGACATCACCGCGCCGGGGGTCAGCATCCTCGCGGCGTTCACCGGCCTTGCGGGCCCGACTGGTCTCCCCTTCGACGAACGCCGCGTCCTCTTCAACGCCGAGTCGGGCACCTCCATGTCGTGCCCGCacgtcgccggcgtcgccgggCTCCTCAAGGCCCTCCACCCCGACTGGAGCCCCGCCGCCATCAAGTCGGCGATCATGACAACAGCCAGGGTGCAGGACAACATGAGGAAGCCGATGAGCAACTCGTCGTTCCTCCGGGCGACGCCGTTCGGCTACGGCGCGGGGCACGTGCAGCCCAACCGCGCCGCGGACCCGGGCCTCGTCTACGACGCCGACGCCACGGACTACCTCGGCTTCCTCTGCGCGCTGGGGTACAACTCCTCGGCGATCGCCGCGTTCacagccggcgacggcgacggccacaCGCACTACAGCTGCCCGGCGCGGGCACCGAGGCCGGAGGACCTCAACTACCCGTCCGTCGCGGTGCCGCACCTGTCCCCCACCGGCGCCGCGCACACCGTCACAAGGCGGGTGAGGaacgtcggcgccggcgcggccgcgtaCGACGCGAGGGTCCACGAGCCGCGCGGCGTGGAGGTGGACGTTCGGCCGAGGCGGCTCGAGTTcgccgcggccggggaggagAAGCAGTTCACAGTTACGTTCAGGGCCAGGGAAGGGTCCTTCTGGCCGGGGGAGTACGTGTTCGGGCGGCTGGTGTGGTCGGACGGAGCCGGCGGGCACCGCGTGAGGAGCCCCCTGGTGGTGAGGGTGGTtgacagcaagaagaagaagcctcTTTCCATAGTTTGACGAGATCTCTTAGGATCCCCGTCGGCCCGTCCATGGCGATAAGCAACCAACCAACTAACCAAGCCTGGCCAAAGAAGGTATGGCTTGATGGACGACAATATAAGATGTACTGACAACAAATCGTGCGTTCAAACTGAAGTGTACAAAATTTTCAGATTTGCCTGGCACTCGTCATGTTCTTTTACCTTTTCTTTCGAGAGTTCAGTTAAATTTCTAAGATTACGTTTTGTGGCGATCCGTGGATTTCAGAGAACGGCTTATGTACAGCAGTTACATGTCTATTAGGCTATCAGCACAATTTTTGTGTTCAGGAGAATGCAGGTGAAAGTGAAAATTATCAAtaacatcttgcaaaatttcaaCAATAAGGTTTGAGCGGTGGAATTGGACTAAATTTGACTCTCTAATTGGTGTCCTTGTCATCAAGAGTGTAACAGTGGAAGATGGAAACGAGTTTGCTGAGAATGATGGTACTGCTTGGTCTGGAAAGCAGCAAACACAGATCCTTTGCTTCCATACGTTGGCTGAAAAAGAAGCTTTGACGATCTGACGGCGATGCAATATCTTATAAAATTGAAAAGATGAACAAGTGTAAAATCAGAACTGTCAAAATTTTAAGAGCACTGTCGCGACAGTAATGCCATCAATACAAAAAGAAAGTTGTTTCTACTATTTGCTCAATACTGCTCTTATTACTTAGAGATTCTAAGACTTATTTTTATGCAGCACAATTCAATAAACATTTGCTGCAGAGtctgaaaagtaaaaaaaagcTTGTAGAAAAAGCATCTTAGACTCTTAGTGAGCCTAGAAGTGCTTGTGTAACCATTCGTACTTGGCATGGGATTTAGAAACTCGAAGCTATTTTGTGACATCTGATGTACAAAAGTTATTTACAGGTCCATAGCTCTGTTCTAATtctgtttcaactttcaagagAGCTTGTTAGTACAAGATATATGTTTTGAAATTTGTCCTCGACGATGTGTATTCAGAATAGTGTCTGTACATTTCAGCATAAAGAAGAGGTAAGCAATAATCTTCGGAAAACCCCGGCTAACTTGCTGCCAAGAACATGTTGCAAGATTTCCACGACAAGATCTGTGTCTGCTGTCTTGATGAACTCATTAAAATCGTCATGAATCTCGTACACTTTCATGAAGTCCACAGGCAACCTTATGCAGCTCCTATTGAGCTCCTGTAGCTGGTAAAAGTCCGCCACCTGAAGCCTCTCGATCAAGTTCTCCGTGTCAATGTCCTGAGATAGGCTATCAACGCAAGCCACTTTGAGGTCGGAAACATCATACTTTTCGGCGGCTCCAAGGAGGTCAACACGATGAGCGATAAAATCTCTTTCTTGTAAATTGCCATACATGTAGTTGATGAAGCATTGGCACTCGTCGATGGACATGTCAGGTATGTGGACTGCAGAGAGCTGCTTCTCCTTGAGATTGTGTGAGAACATGCTTTGGAACACGGGTGAACAGGCTGACAAGACATTACTGTGGGCTCTAATGCTTCCATTGCTGGTGGTAATGGTGATGTCGGTGGGGACGTTCTTTTGCAGCATGCAAGCGAACCCAGAACATGTGTCCTGCTGAATTGATGACCTCGTTGCGAAGGAAGGCCAAATAGAGGTTGGTTCATGATCCTGTGATGTGATTGAAAAGACATGTTACCATGCCTAAAGCAAGGTTTtgtaagtaaaagaaaaaagcacGGTTACATTGTTAACATTATAAATTTTTTGTAATTTGCAGATAAAGGAATGTGACGTCAATCATTTCTTAAACTACATGTTACACGCAAACTTTCTGGTTCAAATACACAAGAATATAACCCTAAGAATCAAGAGGAGGATTCAATGGTTAAGCATCAACCATCAGTGTGGAAATACAGATTAATTTGTGGGAAAGTAGATGGCTTTGTGCTTATTCTTTTGGTTCAGTTTCATCTGCTTAACTCCACCTGTAGTTTCTCTGATAATCATAATGAATTTCTCTGCAAGTTGTAAAAGTTTTAATGTTTTCTCACTGCTTTTAGTACAGGAGAGAATTCTAGTAGAGAGATTGACTTATGAATATAAGTAAAAAATAAATTCATTTCCTATTGATTCTAACTTCAAGCAATAACCTAGTCCATCTAATGTAAATTCAAGAGTTATGACCTCGatctcatcttcttcttctttttacatagctTAGTCTCTGTTTTCTCACTAGATGTCTGAATGTTCAAGTTAGATGACAGCAGATTAATATGGTACAGAGGATCTCAATCATGTAAAAGTTACAAAACAAACGTTATTCCTTTTATAATCAAAAGAATGTACTTGTGCCAACAAGGAACAATGGCAAAAAGGATGTAATAGATTCTTACAAGTTGGTTTGTAATTTTCAGGTCAAGAAACTTACCTCAATTGAGAATCTCACAGTAACAAAGCTATCAAGCGTCCAAGCAAAACCATCCATCCCAAGTGGCAAGTCAAATATTCCTGCATATATAATCTTAGCCCATGTTAGAAAAATGGTGAAGGAATACATTCCTGCATATATAATCTTAGTCCACATGAAAAAACTGGTGAAGGAAAACATTGTTGTTGATGTAACAAATTGATTTTCGAATGTCAATATAAGATGAAATCGAAAGGGCACAAAAGAACAGAAGAAAAGAATACAAAACTACCTGGATGATCAACTATGATTTCTGGATTGGAGGCAAAGAGCGAACCCTCATCTTGAATTAACTATAGGGTACACATTCCTTGTGGAATATGATCGTACATGTAGCTTCACACAAGTTTTCCCATTGTTTCTGCTAATCCGTAGATGCCTTTGAATAGCACAAACATAAAGAAAATGTTAGTCTCCTTTTGGTGCGGTTCATCACAAGACCCCATGGACAGGAGAAGAGCACGGATGTTGAATCTCTAGTGGTATAAATAGGCCTgcttggtagagctccatctgattctgattctctatgggagctgattctctaaGCAAAGTGattttgtggctgaaagtgatagcataaactcttaaaataaGGATGaaaaatcacttcacagaatcaggataagctacttttttcagctcctaGTCAACAaaaaatcacttctctctgaaaaaaaatgtttggcaTAGCTCCTGCTGGATTCAGGAGAGAATCAGCTTTAGTAGCTCTACCAAACATGGCCACTAGTCACACATGGGTCTTGTTTGGATAGGCAAAATTGGAACCAATTCCACTGAATTCAAGTAGGATGGGCGTAATCCCTTCCCAT harbors:
- the LOC117843225 gene encoding BTB/POZ domain-containing protein At1g55760 isoform X2, coding for MLQKNVPTDITITTSNGSIRAHSNVLSACSPVFQSMFSHNLKEKQLSAVHIPDMSIDECQCFINYMYGNLQERDFIAHRVDLLGAAEKYDVSDLKVACVDSLSQDIDTENLIERLQVADFYQLQELNRSCIRLPVDFMKVYEIHDDFNEFIKTADTDLVVEILQHVLGSKLAGVFRRLLLTSSLC
- the LOC117843225 gene encoding BTB/POZ domain-containing protein At1g55760 isoform X1, with translation MDGFAWTLDSFVTVRFSIEDHEPTSIWPSFATRSSIQQDTCSGFACMLQKNVPTDITITTSNGSIRAHSNVLSACSPVFQSMFSHNLKEKQLSAVHIPDMSIDECQCFINYMYGNLQERDFIAHRVDLLGAAEKYDVSDLKVACVDSLSQDIDTENLIERLQVADFYQLQELNRSCIRLPVDFMKVYEIHDDFNEFIKTADTDLVVEILQHVLGSKLAGVFRRLLLTSSLC
- the LOC117842089 gene encoding subtilisin-like protease SBT5.3; the encoded protein is MCASSSLRNHHTLLALALLLIASALQQQPASAEKKSYVVYLGGHSHGRDGAALASNRARARRSHYELLGSVLRSEARARDAIFYSYTRYINGFAATLEEDEAAEVSRHPRVVSVFPNRGHRLHTTRSWEFLGMEEEGGRVRPGSIWAKARFGEGVVIGNLDTGVWPEAGSFSDDGMGPAPARWRGICQDQQASDDAQVRCNRKLIGARFFDKGYLATVGQDQVNPASTRDTDGHGTHTLSTAAGRFVPGASIFGYGNGTAKGGAPRAHAAAYKVCWRPVNGSECFDADIVAAFDAAIHDGVHVLSVSLGGSPAEYFRDGVAIGSFHAARHGVTVVCSAGNSGPAAGTVSNTAPWLLTVGASTVDREFPAYLVLDNNKRIKGQSLSPTRLPGSKYYQLISSEEAKGANATAKQAKLCIEGSLDKAKVKGKIVVCIRGKNARVEKGEAVRRAGGVGLVLANDEASGNEVIADAHVLPATHITYTDGVALLAYLNSTRSASGYITVPYTALDTKPAPFMAAFSSQGPNTVTPQILKPDITAPGVSILAAFTGLAGPTGLPFDERRVLFNAESGTSMSCPHVAGVAGLLKALHPDWSPAAIKSAIMTTARVQDNMRKPMSNSSFLRATPFGYGAGHVQPNRAADPGLVYDADATDYLGFLCALGYNSSAIAAFTAGDGDGHTHYSCPARAPRPEDLNYPSVAVPHLSPTGAAHTVTRRVRNVGAGAAAYDARVHEPRGVEVDVRPRRLEFAAAGEEKQFTVTFRAREGSFWPGEYVFGRLVWSDGAGGHRVRSPLVVRVVDSKKKKPLSIV